One Methanococcus voltae genomic region harbors:
- the carB gene encoding carbamoyl-phosphate synthase large subunit: protein MKRQDIKKVMILGSGPIVIGQAAEFDFSGSQACKSLKEEGIYTILVNSNPATIQTDTNIADKVYLEPLNPKVLEKIIQKEKPDAILPTMGGQTGLNLAIELSKRGILEKYNIELLGSTEEVIETSEDRDLFNKAMEEINQPIAKSAAVNTVEEAIEATKELGYPVIVRPAFTLGGTGGGVANNEEELVEITEKGLAYSMIHQVLIDQSLLGWREFEYEVMRDKNDTCIVVCNMENIDPMGIHTGESIVTAPSQTLSDDLHQLLRDSALQIIRHLKIEGGCNVQFSVNPEGTEYVVIEVNPRVSRSSALASKATGYPIAKIAAKIALGMTLDEILNDVTKETPASFEPTLDYVVVKIPRWPFDKFRTVDKRLGTAMKSTGEIMAIGRTFQEALQKAIRSLDIGRYGIIGDGKETEHSNDEINEILKNATDERIFIIAEALDKGWSIREVCESTGIDEFFIKEINKIIETKKELEVLGKII, encoded by the coding sequence TTGAAAAGACAAGACATTAAAAAGGTAATGATATTAGGTTCAGGACCCATTGTAATAGGGCAAGCTGCAGAATTCGATTTTTCAGGTTCTCAAGCTTGTAAATCGTTGAAGGAAGAAGGTATTTATACCATTTTGGTTAATTCAAATCCTGCAACGATTCAAACAGACACCAACATCGCAGACAAAGTTTATTTGGAACCATTAAATCCAAAGGTACTTGAAAAAATAATCCAAAAAGAAAAACCAGACGCTATTTTACCTACAATGGGGGGACAAACGGGTTTAAATCTCGCCATTGAATTATCAAAAAGAGGAATATTGGAAAAATACAATATAGAGCTTTTAGGTTCAACTGAAGAAGTAATTGAAACTTCCGAAGACAGGGATTTATTCAATAAAGCAATGGAAGAAATAAACCAACCAATAGCTAAATCTGCAGCTGTTAATACTGTAGAAGAAGCAATTGAGGCTACTAAAGAATTAGGATACCCGGTAATTGTTAGACCTGCTTTTACTTTAGGAGGAACTGGTGGCGGTGTGGCCAATAACGAGGAAGAATTGGTAGAAATCACGGAAAAAGGACTCGCATACTCAATGATACACCAAGTTTTAATCGACCAAAGTTTATTGGGTTGGAGAGAATTTGAATATGAAGTTATGAGAGATAAGAACGATACATGTATCGTAGTTTGTAATATGGAGAATATCGACCCTATGGGGATACACACCGGCGAAAGTATTGTTACAGCTCCATCACAGACATTAAGTGATGATTTACACCAATTACTAAGGGATTCAGCTTTACAGATAATAAGACACTTAAAAATTGAAGGTGGATGTAACGTTCAATTTTCAGTAAATCCTGAAGGAACCGAATATGTGGTAATTGAGGTAAACCCTAGGGTTTCAAGAAGCTCTGCACTTGCAAGTAAGGCAACAGGTTACCCAATAGCAAAAATAGCTGCAAAAATAGCTTTAGGCATGACACTTGATGAAATTTTAAATGACGTTACAAAAGAAACACCTGCAAGTTTCGAGCCTACCTTAGATTACGTGGTTGTAAAAATCCCAAGATGGCCATTTGACAAATTTAGAACCGTTGATAAGAGATTAGGAACTGCAATGAAGTCAACCGGTGAAATTATGGCAATTGGTAGGACATTCCAAGAAGCTTTACAAAAGGCAATTAGAAGTTTAGACATCGGAAGATATGGAATTATTGGCGATGGAAAAGAAACAGAACACTCTAATGATGAAATAAATGAAATTTTAAAGAATGCAACAGACGAAAGGATATTCATAATCGCTGAAGCATTAGATAAAGGCTGGTCAATCAGGGAAGTTTGCGAATCAACTGGAATTGACGAATTTTTCATAAAAGAAATTAATAAAATAATTGAAACTAAAAAAGAATTGGAAGTTTTAGGTAAAATTATTTAA
- the carB gene encoding carbamoyl-phosphate synthase large subunit: protein MDNKKLKEIFLKAKMYGFSDVQLANLLNKSEDEIREFRKKLNLTPVYKMVDTCSAEFEAATPYYYSCYERYIDEEQNESKASDRKKVIILGSGPIRIGQGVEFDYSTVHAIFALKEMGIEAIIVNNNPETVSTDYDTSDKLYFEPLVYEQIMDIIENESKNNNFLGVIVQFGGQTAINLAMKLHNAGVNILGTSPHSIDLAEDREQFLKVLDKLKIPQAEGATAFSEDQAIIIAEKIGYPVLVRPSYVLGGRAMQIVYNTEELKDYMREAVKISSDHPILVDKFLEEATEIDVDAICDGESVFLGAIMEHIEEAGIHSGDSACVIPPQTLSEETLKVIQEYTTNLALDLGVVGLLNIQYAVKDGKVYIIEANPRASRTIPYVSKSVGVPLAKIATNVIMGRKLKEMGYEGVAKAKYVSVKEAVFPFLKLPGVDPVLSPEMKSTGEAIGIDKDFGVAFYKSQLSANMELPTSGTVFISVRNRDKDNIVEIARKFADLGFEIVATSGTARELRQFGIDVMEIKKISEGKKGSILELAQKGGVNLMINTSSGDKAKTDGYLIRRVAVELNIPYFTTLQGALASLKAIESIKNNAELEVYSLNELEN from the coding sequence ATAGATAATAAAAAATTAAAGGAAATATTTTTAAAAGCCAAAATGTATGGTTTTTCAGATGTACAGTTAGCAAATCTTTTAAACAAATCTGAAGATGAAATTAGGGAATTTAGGAAAAAACTTAATTTAACACCTGTTTATAAGATGGTAGACACCTGCTCAGCAGAATTTGAAGCAGCAACTCCTTATTACTACTCTTGCTACGAAAGATACATTGACGAAGAGCAGAACGAAAGTAAAGCTTCGGACAGAAAAAAGGTAATAATCTTAGGTTCAGGTCCAATTAGAATTGGTCAAGGTGTTGAATTTGATTATTCTACAGTACACGCCATTTTTGCATTAAAAGAAATGGGTATTGAAGCTATAATTGTGAACAACAACCCTGAAACCGTAAGTACGGATTACGATACCTCGGATAAACTTTACTTTGAGCCTTTAGTTTACGAACAAATAATGGACATAATTGAAAACGAAAGCAAAAACAATAACTTTTTGGGCGTAATTGTACAATTTGGTGGTCAAACAGCCATTAACCTTGCAATGAAACTCCACAACGCGGGCGTAAATATTTTAGGTACAAGTCCTCATTCAATTGATTTGGCAGAAGACAGGGAACAATTCCTTAAAGTGCTCGATAAATTGAAGATACCTCAAGCAGAGGGTGCAACTGCTTTCAGTGAAGACCAAGCAATAATAATCGCTGAAAAAATAGGTTATCCAGTATTAGTTAGACCTTCATACGTTTTAGGCGGTCGAGCTATGCAAATTGTATATAATACAGAGGAATTAAAGGATTATATGCGTGAAGCTGTTAAGATATCCTCAGACCACCCTATTTTAGTGGATAAATTCTTAGAGGAAGCTACAGAAATCGATGTAGATGCGATATGTGATGGTGAATCCGTATTCTTAGGTGCAATCATGGAACACATCGAAGAAGCAGGTATCCACAGTGGTGACAGTGCTTGTGTAATACCACCTCAAACACTCTCTGAAGAAACGTTAAAGGTTATTCAGGAATATACTACCAATTTAGCTTTAGATTTAGGTGTGGTGGGTCTTTTAAACATCCAATATGCTGTAAAAGATGGTAAAGTTTACATTATTGAGGCAAACCCAAGAGCTTCAAGAACCATACCTTACGTAAGTAAATCTGTGGGTGTACCATTGGCTAAAATAGCAACAAATGTGATAATGGGTAGAAAATTAAAAGAAATGGGATATGAAGGCGTAGCAAAAGCTAAATACGTAAGTGTTAAAGAAGCAGTATTCCCATTCTTAAAATTACCTGGTGTAGACCCAGTATTGAGTCCTGAAATGAAATCAACTGGTGAAGCAATAGGTATTGATAAAGATTTCGGTGTAGCATTCTACAAATCCCAGTTATCTGCAAATATGGAACTACCTACCTCCGGAACAGTATTCATAAGTGTTAGAAACAGAGATAAAGATAATATCGTAGAAATTGCAAGGAAATTCGCTGATTTGGGCTTTGAAATTGTTGCAACATCGGGTACTGCAAGAGAATTAAGGCAATTCGGAATCGATGTAATGGAAATTAAAAAGATATCCGAAGGTAAAAAGGGTAGTATTTTAGAACTTGCTCAAAAAGGTGGTGTTAATTTAATGATAAACACTTCTTCAGGAGATAAGGCAAAAACTGATGGTTATCTAATAAGAAGAGTTGCAGTAGAACTCAATATACCATACTTCACAACCTTACAGGGTGCTTTAGCTTCATTAAAAGCAATCGAATCTATTAAAAATAACGCGGAATTGGAAGTTTATTCATTAAATGAATTAGAAAATTAA
- a CDS encoding ABC transporter substrate-binding protein: protein MSSFKTKMGFLILLTIFLIPSSFANGNYDYRLGDVNCDGKISVSDVVYLFNIRNMDIEDGDVNADNKISVSDVVYLFNYYDKMSEPIAYAMSMDLVYYDADGLEVNPYNGESFEYKIFTDGAGVKYLLKNQTQAEPAWANGKYDKIITTPVDNVVSTSTVHVAYLVCNDENGDVLNTISGISTTTGTKTWHFDYINQHLTGIEGSDSKIVHLGHPDSLDYEKLTTLNPDFVMNSLDGNRGATIDANCKDKGINCVAFPSWTEQTFLGRCEWAKAMAAFYNKEKFINSYFSKVEKKSLNAKRAASGTNTPAVSWGYITSKGYASVPAAQSYYARGITQNCKADYLFTQYTGTGFAKLTKEEFLETTKNADIWVISSATKYLSAFKDRHVGYNQLNPVINGRVFCYSSDFYQTGIVNTDEILMDMGTIMYPDDFKGRSTKYLLAYNPETNEGTPYKP from the coding sequence TTGAGTAGTTTTAAGACTAAAATGGGTTTTTTAATCCTTCTAACAATTTTTTTAATTCCATCAAGCTTTGCTAATGGAAATTATGACTATAGATTAGGTGACGTTAATTGTGACGGGAAAATTTCCGTTTCCGATGTTGTATATTTGTTTAATATTAGAAATATGGATATTGAAGACGGTGATGTCAACGCAGACAATAAAATTTCCGTTTCCGATGTTGTATATCTATTTAACTATTACGACAAGATGTCCGAACCTATTGCATACGCTATGAGCATGGATCTTGTATATTACGACGCTGATGGTTTGGAAGTAAACCCTTACAACGGCGAAAGTTTCGAATATAAAATATTCACCGACGGAGCTGGCGTAAAATACTTATTGAAAAATCAAACTCAGGCAGAACCTGCATGGGCAAATGGAAAATACGATAAAATAATTACAACCCCTGTAGATAATGTTGTATCGACATCTACCGTACACGTAGCTTATTTGGTATGTAATGATGAAAATGGAGACGTATTGAATACAATTAGTGGAATATCTACTACCACAGGTACAAAAACATGGCATTTTGATTATATTAATCAACATTTAACTGGTATCGAAGGTAGTGATAGTAAAATAGTACATTTAGGACACCCTGATAGTTTAGATTACGAAAAATTAACGACTTTAAACCCTGACTTTGTTATGAATTCGTTAGATGGCAACAGGGGCGCTACTATCGATGCTAATTGTAAAGATAAAGGCATTAATTGTGTTGCATTCCCATCATGGACCGAACAAACATTCTTAGGTAGATGTGAATGGGCAAAAGCAATGGCTGCATTCTACAACAAAGAAAAGTTCATAAATAGCTATTTCTCAAAAGTAGAGAAAAAATCATTAAACGCTAAAAGAGCAGCATCAGGTACTAATACACCCGCTGTTTCTTGGGGTTACATAACCAGTAAAGGATACGCATCCGTTCCTGCTGCACAATCATATTACGCTAGAGGAATTACTCAAAACTGTAAGGCAGATTACTTATTTACGCAATACACCGGAACCGGATTTGCAAAATTAACTAAGGAAGAATTCCTTGAGACTACTAAAAACGCAGATATTTGGGTTATCTCTTCTGCAACAAAATACTTGTCGGCTTTCAAGGATAGACACGTAGGTTACAATCAATTAAACCCTGTAATTAATGGAAGAGTATTCTGTTACTCCTCAGATTTCTATCAAACAGGAATTGTAAATACGGATGAAATTTTAATGGATATGGGAACTATAATGTACCCTGACGACTTTAAAGGACGTTCTACCAAGTATTTATTAGCTTACAATCCAGAAACTAATGAAGGAACCCCTTATAAGCCATAA
- the comC gene encoding L-sulfolactate dehydrogenase codes for MFITPENQIELLTQILLKYGVNEKDAKLTAEIFTEADLKGFTSHGIGRFHQTVIGLEAGVIVPNAEIKIEKESPATALINGNMGLGYVIGAFAMDLAIEKAKNVGIGMVSTYNANHFGITGHYSERAMKEGLIGLAITNTEPAMAPYGGTDKILGTNPVAIAIEGNETKFSLDMATASIARGKIFEADRLGKQLPENSALDKDGKPTNNPKEALNGCILPFGGIKGYGIATAIELLSALGGAEVGTNVKGTADPKAICTKGDLFLAINPEFFGGSETFKIRTDELINELKGSKLLNGFDEILVAGEPEKRTWESKKDGYELDEKLYNKLSQICEKNNIDILKYVK; via the coding sequence ATGTTTATAACTCCTGAAAATCAAATTGAATTATTAACACAAATTTTATTAAAATACGGCGTAAATGAAAAAGATGCAAAATTAACGGCTGAAATTTTTACAGAAGCTGATTTAAAAGGTTTTACGTCTCATGGAATAGGTAGATTTCACCAAACCGTGATTGGTTTAGAGGCTGGTGTAATCGTACCAAACGCAGAAATAAAAATCGAAAAGGAGAGCCCTGCAACTGCATTAATCAACGGAAATATGGGATTGGGTTATGTAATCGGGGCTTTTGCAATGGATTTAGCAATTGAAAAAGCTAAAAATGTTGGTATTGGTATGGTTTCAACCTATAACGCTAACCACTTTGGAATAACTGGTCATTATTCTGAAAGAGCAATGAAGGAAGGATTAATAGGACTTGCAATAACAAATACTGAACCTGCAATGGCACCATATGGCGGAACCGATAAAATATTGGGCACAAATCCGGTAGCTATTGCAATAGAAGGCAATGAGACAAAATTCTCTTTAGATATGGCAACAGCATCAATTGCAAGAGGTAAAATCTTTGAAGCAGATAGATTGGGTAAACAATTACCTGAAAATTCAGCATTAGATAAAGATGGTAAACCAACCAATAACCCAAAAGAAGCTTTGAACGGCTGTATTTTGCCTTTCGGTGGAATCAAAGGCTACGGGATTGCTACAGCAATTGAATTATTGTCCGCATTAGGTGGTGCAGAAGTAGGGACTAATGTTAAAGGAACTGCGGACCCAAAAGCAATATGTACTAAAGGTGATTTGTTTTTAGCAATTAACCCTGAATTTTTCGGAGGTTCAGAAACTTTTAAAATTAGAACCGATGAATTAATCAATGAATTAAAGGGTTCAAAACTTTTAAATGGTTTTGATGAAATTTTAGTTGCGGGAGAACCTGAAAAAAGAACCTGGGAAAGCAAGAAAGATGGTTATGAATTAGACGAAAAATTATACAATAAATTATCCCAAATATGCGAAAAAAATAACATTGATATCTTAAAATATGTTAAATAA
- a CDS encoding CARDB domain-containing protein, producing the protein MKNSKINSKSKLKIIIMSLMAIFVVFGSLGACSAATDANIVVSLAPQTQHVCDGQQVQMDIWVNNSNITVEGFESTIAYDSNNLKLVDIQLSDVANTAGLKDANVAGNSISLAWIGGGITETSFKIATLTFNTSNISTNEVLLRNIDMTKDGGVSTTPISEHILGANVRVLGYYPNILEVTVLPELIYEGIVTLDVDSKLINPGFANESMSVNFSLNDKNYTMNYDATSKSFKVQIPDLVLDASTLNGKVSAQYVEKVAQQDVSIVVNTPDIAIGEITVDNPYYSTPAKITVPVSNEGSVTLKDTASYTISVYADSTLLKTENIRPLVAGETQEIIVDWTAEKPSTKIIAELSFDDENISNNKVLKTIDVTENTISVNLTENKSLVTVDEYFNITIDLNKLDGVRTVNGFEFILNFDKNLVMCENSTFLIPESDINLKLIDIDNNNGIIRYSIVIDGITNNMPIVKAKFKALNSGNSTFELTNVSISDKTSEFNNVELNNAKVEIISSDIGINAIIPDSYNIGQKVTLDVDVTNNGHVDITKPFKVSLYVDANNPIEKTINSLQVGATETIQFEWANNAKITTLLTIIADDSNAVSEENESNNRLSKSVKIVDDAINVYTAKKDPNEKGFIFTLNAKDVAEYRKCAGFEGTLNLKNLVVKDQMLSGTFSNYNAETGYFGGFNFTENKYGEFELANFVLEIVNTSKPYVVNITNIELSDEQSNSYGNVTFNTTSILGGVILRSPENVGGENVVVNSNGNIVEYVGGEIIWSPATEKMPAGNRIGIQIVGPEGVDTSNSKIKIGDVESKWDDVKGIDNTLCYYLIVNEENKKFTITAVWNNVSNQVFNITVDDAVILDSPIAIESVTPEEGAKLSGSFDISVTLSEVASKYSAIIDEKTANEKIVTLTPKDTTYTGNVTGITSGAHTLKINVSESNGNKAVKTISFTVDAEAPTITLTPINGTIVNEGSLEVTAVLNEGSITSASLDDVAVEFEAVEGQENTYTATIETVAGNKNNLTVVAQDNLGNEATEEVIYVVDAEAPTITLTPINGTIVNEGSLEVTAVLNEGSITSASLDDVAVEFKAVEDQENTYTATIETVAGNKNNLTVVAQDNLGNEATEEVIYVV; encoded by the coding sequence TTGAAAAATTCAAAAATAAACTCTAAAAGTAAGTTAAAAATCATAATAATGTCATTGATGGCAATTTTTGTGGTTTTTGGTAGTTTAGGGGCTTGTTCTGCAGCAACAGATGCCAATATTGTTGTTAGCTTAGCTCCTCAAACACAGCATGTTTGCGACGGTCAACAAGTTCAAATGGATATTTGGGTAAATAATTCAAATATAACTGTAGAAGGATTTGAATCCACTATTGCATATGACTCGAATAATTTAAAATTAGTAGATATTCAATTATCCGACGTTGCAAATACAGCAGGTCTTAAAGATGCTAATGTAGCAGGTAACTCAATTAGCTTAGCTTGGATAGGCGGAGGAATTACCGAAACTAGCTTTAAAATAGCTACTCTTACATTCAATACATCTAATATTTCAACAAATGAAGTACTTTTAAGAAATATCGATATGACTAAAGATGGCGGTGTTTCAACAACTCCTATTTCAGAGCATATATTGGGTGCAAATGTTCGAGTTTTGGGATATTATCCTAATATTCTTGAAGTGACTGTACTTCCTGAACTTATTTACGAAGGAATTGTTACTTTAGATGTGGACTCAAAATTAATCAACCCAGGCTTTGCAAATGAAAGTATGAGTGTAAACTTTTCACTAAATGATAAAAATTACACAATGAATTATGATGCTACATCAAAATCATTCAAAGTACAAATACCAGATTTAGTTTTAGATGCAAGTACTTTAAATGGAAAAGTTTCTGCTCAATATGTTGAAAAAGTTGCACAACAAGATGTTAGCATAGTAGTTAATACACCAGACATTGCAATTGGTGAAATTACCGTTGATAATCCATACTATTCAACACCTGCAAAAATAACCGTACCAGTTTCAAATGAAGGTTCAGTAACTTTAAAAGATACGGCAAGCTATACTATTTCAGTATATGCAGATTCTACTTTGTTAAAAACGGAAAATATAAGACCCTTAGTTGCTGGTGAAACCCAGGAAATAATTGTAGACTGGACAGCAGAAAAACCAAGTACAAAAATAATCGCTGAATTAAGCTTCGACGATGAAAATATATCTAATAATAAAGTATTAAAAACTATTGACGTTACAGAAAACACAATTTCTGTAAATTTGACTGAAAATAAATCTCTAGTTACAGTTGATGAATATTTTAACATAACTATTGATTTAAATAAATTAGATGGAGTTAGGACTGTAAATGGATTTGAATTTATACTTAATTTTGATAAGAATTTGGTAATGTGTGAAAATTCTACATTTTTAATTCCTGAAAGTGATATTAATTTAAAACTTATTGATATTGATAATAATAATGGAATTATTAGATATTCAATTGTTATAGATGGAATTACAAATAATATGCCTATTGTAAAAGCTAAATTTAAAGCTTTAAATAGTGGAAATTCAACTTTTGAATTAACCAATGTATCAATTTCAGATAAAACTTCTGAATTTAATAATGTCGAATTAAATAATGCTAAAGTAGAAATCATAAGTTCCGATATTGGAATTAACGCTATTATTCCGGATTCATACAATATTGGACAAAAAGTAACCTTGGATGTAGATGTTACAAATAATGGTCACGTTGACATTACAAAACCATTCAAAGTATCATTATATGTTGATGCAAACAATCCAATCGAAAAAACAATTAATTCATTGCAAGTAGGTGCTACCGAAACAATACAATTCGAATGGGCAAATAACGCAAAAATAACTACATTATTGACAATAATTGCAGACGATAGCAATGCAGTGAGTGAAGAAAACGAATCAAACAACAGACTTTCAAAATCTGTAAAAATTGTTGATGATGCAATCAATGTGTACACAGCAAAAAAAGACCCTAACGAAAAAGGTTTCATTTTCACGCTTAACGCAAAAGACGTTGCTGAATATAGAAAATGTGCGGGATTTGAAGGAACATTAAACCTTAAAAACTTAGTAGTTAAGGATCAGATGTTATCGGGTACATTCTCAAATTACAATGCCGAAACCGGATACTTTGGAGGTTTCAACTTCACTGAAAATAAATATGGTGAATTTGAACTTGCAAACTTCGTATTGGAAATTGTGAATACTTCAAAACCTTACGTTGTAAACATTACGAATATTGAATTATCTGACGAACAAAGTAATAGCTACGGAAACGTAACATTTAACACGACCTCTATATTAGGCGGGGTTATCCTCAGAAGCCCAGAAAATGTTGGCGGGGAAAATGTAGTTGTTAATTCAAATGGTAATATCGTTGAATATGTAGGAGGAGAAATTATATGGAGTCCTGCTACTGAAAAAATGCCCGCAGGTAACAGAATAGGTATACAAATTGTAGGGCCTGAAGGTGTAGATACTTCAAATTCAAAAATAAAGATTGGCGACGTTGAATCCAAATGGGACGATGTTAAAGGAATTGATAATACATTATGCTACTATCTTATCGTAAATGAAGAGAATAAAAAATTTACTATAACAGCAGTTTGGAATAATGTATCAAACCAGGTATTCAACATCACTGTAGATGATGCTGTAATATTAGACAGTCCAATAGCAATCGAAAGTGTAACACCTGAAGAAGGTGCTAAATTAAGCGGTTCATTTGACATATCTGTTACATTAAGTGAAGTAGCAAGTAAATATAGTGCTATAATTGATGAAAAAACAGCAAACGAAAAAATTGTTACATTAACTCCTAAAGATACAACTTACACGGGTAATGTTACAGGTATCACATCAGGTGCTCACACATTAAAAATAAACGTTAGTGAAAGCAATGGAAACAAAGCTGTAAAAACAATTTCGTTCACCGTAGATGCAGAAGCACCTACAATCACATTAACACCAATAAATGGAACTATCGTAAATGAAGGTTCATTAGAAGTTACTGCAGTATTAAACGAAGGTTCAATTACTTCAGCTAGCTTAGATGACGTAGCTGTTGAATTTGAAGCAGTAGAAGGTCAAGAAAATACATACACTGCAACAATAGAAACAGTAGCTGGAAATAAAAACAACTTAACTGTAGTAGCTCAAGACAATCTTGGAAATGAAGCTACTGAAGAAGTTATTTACGTAGTAGATGCAGAAGCACCTACAATCACATTAACACCAATAAATGGAACTATCGTAAATGAGGGTTCATTAGAAGTTACTGCAGTATTAAACGAAGGTTCAATTACTTCAGCTAGCTTAGATGACGTAGCTGTTGAATTTAAAGCAGTAGAAGATCAAGAAAATACATACACTGCTACAATAGAAACAGTAGCTGGAAATAAAAACAACTTAACTGTAGTAGCTCAAGACAATCTTGGAAATGAAGCTACTGAAGAAGTTATTTACGTAGT
- a CDS encoding flippase: MMSMKITKNQYSKNKLRRLKQIKNSENGLFKDSFYMILSNLYSKLILYIFFWLVPFIVGTEGFGTIRGLLPIADTIVIFFCSGIPPAMAKFISENKSKTQLEKIHQEKNDKNDKIDFTNLNDLNNQNTLWEFDILKYMVLFSFVGALFAISLKYILGGDYSTLPDIYYYAIALSIPLSAIISWSRGILQGNLKIRQLSLTWVLEHTSKVIFLIPLALFFGVTGALISVSVGYLLGGLLGLYIIFKYIPRYKNKKSELNSIPDSKLNKEVSNKIVRKVMIYAVPIALTATSYRLLNDLDSIFIMSMLGSYDNGLYGYASLISKLLFLFAASISTVLIPRIAKSNSEHLNENNSKENNLNKNNSKDSKDSNILKGSTALNYLKKSILLNFMILLPLLAIFVIFADEILKLSFGVSNTDVSNSLIILSFSASVMSMYTLSASSLQGIGYAKIPLYIIILGIVLNSLLNLSLIPIYGIVGGAMATLISSSIISVITFVVAIKKLR; encoded by the coding sequence ATGATGTCTATGAAGATTACGAAGAACCAATATTCTAAAAATAAATTAAGAAGACTTAAGCAGATTAAAAATTCAGAAAATGGTCTTTTTAAGGATAGTTTTTATATGATATTGTCAAATCTCTATTCAAAATTAATATTATACATATTTTTTTGGTTAGTCCCTTTTATCGTTGGTACAGAAGGTTTTGGTACCATCAGGGGTTTATTACCGATTGCGGACACAATTGTAATCTTTTTTTGCTCAGGAATCCCTCCTGCAATGGCGAAATTTATATCCGAAAATAAATCAAAGACTCAATTGGAAAAAATACATCAAGAAAAAAACGATAAAAACGATAAAATCGATTTTACAAATTTAAATGATTTAAATAATCAAAATACTCTTTGGGAATTTGATATACTAAAGTATATGGTTTTATTTTCTTTTGTTGGGGCGTTATTTGCAATTTCTTTGAAATACATATTAGGCGGGGACTATTCAACTTTACCCGATATTTATTACTATGCGATAGCTTTATCTATACCTCTTTCAGCGATTATATCCTGGTCAAGGGGTATATTACAGGGTAATTTGAAAATAAGGCAATTGTCATTAACATGGGTGTTAGAACATACTTCAAAAGTTATATTTTTAATACCTTTGGCGTTATTTTTTGGCGTAACTGGTGCACTGATATCCGTTTCTGTAGGTTACCTTTTAGGCGGTCTTTTGGGACTTTATATAATTTTTAAATACATACCTCGTTACAAAAATAAAAAATCAGAATTAAATTCAATTCCGGATTCAAAGTTAAATAAGGAAGTTTCCAATAAAATAGTACGTAAAGTAATGATTTATGCCGTACCAATAGCCTTAACTGCTACTTCATACCGTTTATTAAACGATTTGGATAGCATATTTATAATGAGTATGTTAGGATCATATGATAATGGTTTATACGGTTATGCGTCATTAATTTCTAAGTTACTATTCTTATTTGCGGCATCTATTTCAACGGTACTAATTCCAAGAATAGCAAAATCTAATTCGGAACATTTAAACGAAAATAATTCGAAAGAAAATAATTTAAACAAAAATAATTCGAAAGATTCAAAAGATTCAAATATATTAAAAGGTTCAACAGCTTTAAATTATTTAAAAAAATCCATATTATTGAATTTTATGATATTATTACCTTTATTGGCAATTTTCGTGATATTTGCAGATGAAATTTTGAAATTATCTTTCGGAGTTTCAAATACGGACGTTTCAAATAGTTTGATAATATTGTCATTTTCTGCATCGGTTATGAGTATGTATACTTTGTCTGCATCCTCACTTCAAGGAATTGGTTATGCAAAAATACCCTTATATATTATAATACTGGGAATAGTATTGAATTCCCTATTAAACTTATCTTTGATACCAATATATGGAATAGTCGGCGGTGCAATGGCAACATTAATTTCGTCATCGATAATTTCAGTTATCACATTTGTGGTAGCCATAAAGAAATTAAGGTAA